The Triticum aestivum cultivar Chinese Spring chromosome 6D, IWGSC CS RefSeq v2.1, whole genome shotgun sequence genomic sequence catagatatctcaaacttctccgacattagctttccaaacttctcactaaaatgagggttagtcgaaccaaatataatatcatcaacataaatttggcacacaaatagttctccattaacccttttagtaaaaagagtagaatctatttttccaatttcaaagcctttttcaataaggaacttggtcaagcatttataccacgctctaggagcttgtttaagaccataaagagctttgtgaagtttgtaaacatgattaggtttcttaggattgacaaagccgggaggttgcttaacataaacttcctcctcaatttcaccatttagaaaagcacttttaatgtccatttggtacaaggtgatatcatggtgattagcataagcaagtaagatgcgaatggactcaagtctagcaacgggagcatatgtctcaccatagtccataccttcgacttgagtgtagccttgggcgactaggcgtgctttgttgcggacgacttgaccatcttcatcttgcttgttgcgaaacacccatttggtaccaatgatgttgtggttgttgtcgggcttctcgaccaatgtccacacttggtttctctcaaagttgtgtagctcttcatgcatagcgtttatccaatccggatcttccaatgcttcttcaaccttcataggttcaatgctagagatgaatgaataatattcacaaaagttagccaaacgagttttagagcgagtgattctcccagtttggatatcattgtagatttgctcgacgggatggtctttggcgactcttgctcgaactcgtgggagcttttggcttggctcggggtggaacatcctcatcatcttgttctccttcttggccttcttcattgttgtcgttgtcgttctcttgtcgtggtggagaaggaggttgttgatgttcatcttggtgtgcttcctcgttttcttcgtcttggtgtgtcccacttgtggatgcttccgtatcaattcttggttcaccttgtcgtgaggtggaagcttccattTGGACGGACGAGgtgctctccttcacctccgttggacgaatcttgccaatagacaagtcttggattgcttccgaagggtctttgtctcctacatcaattggcaattgctctacttgcgagccgttagattcatcaaacttcacatctaccgtctcttcaacctttcgggtgaaattgttgtagacacggtaagtgtgagagtttgagccataaccaagtaggaaaccttcatgagatttaggagcaaatttagaacgacgatgcttatcaagaatgtagcactttgagccaaatactcgaaagtatccaacttggggtttgttaccggtgaggagctcgtatgccgtcttgccgagtagcttgtgaagatacaagcgatttgttgcatgacaagctgtctcaaccgcttccgcccaaaagtgttttggagtcttgtactcatcaagcatcgttcttgccatctcaataagagtcggttctttctctcaacaactccattttgttgaggcgtgtacgtagccgagaactcgtgtgaaatcccttcttcgtcaagaaaggtatccacatttgcgttcttgaactccgttccgttgtcgctccgaaccttcttgatcttcacgtcaaattgattttgggccttcctagcgaagtttttgaagatcttttggacctgcgatttgtcatcaagaaagaacacccacgtaaatcttgaaaaatcatcaactatgactagaccaaatgagttaccaccgagactcttgtaggcattgggaccaaagagatccatgtgaagtagctcgagtggtcttctcgtggtcatgatgttcttcacgcgatgactccctccaacttgttttcctgcctgacaagcactacaaagtctatccttgtcaaatatgacatcttttactccaaggatatgatcacctttaataagcttatcacgatttcgcatgcccacatgacctagccttctatgccacaaccagcctttagaagatttagcaattaagcaagttctaggttgagcctttttagtgaaatcaacaatgtaaagatcacctctacgtataccggtaaagaccattttatgattgtctctcgaaacacttggcaatctacctcagtaaataggacattgaaaccgaaatcagcaagtctagatactgaaagtaaattgtacccaagagattcaacgagcatgacattttgtatggagctatcatgtgagatggccaccttacctaggccaaccaccttaccctttgagttatcaccaaaggtgacatactttcgagggccgtcgttttcagcaagctcacggaacatatctttgtctccggtcatatgatcagtacatccactatcaaggacccattcctttcctccagccatgtagccgcgaagatttgccataagaccaaagtgtctcattgcatcatcaagatcatagtcactatcatcatcctcatcatagtatccatgttcaacatcatcttgtgattgatcaacccctagagagggtaattcattagataaatgatcattactatggttatctttatgaattctaatagcttcggaaatgatattgctaatgattccaacatctcctttggcacgcatgagatttgtaagctcaaatagacaatcaccaaacataggatcactggaattcatcttactcaaggcaatagacttatggagaatttcgtctaaatttttcaaggaataatttggaaattgttcctcaagaaatctccatatagtataggcacaatcaagagtaggtaaactagcaatcaaatttttgggcaatcctctaatgataagattgatagttctaatattgcgaatcatgtcaagatcctcttcgggtgtaggatgcaaaggatcaatatgaggtgcacaagggctagtaatgtacttgttcaaatgatattcattgaaaatctcaagcacttcatttttccactcatagaagaactctccatcaagaatgggcactctatgtctaagactccccaatgtagacacatccatcttcctccaaaggtgtttaaactaAACCAATGGAGACCAACGCTcttaccaattgaaaggatcgagaagaggcgtctagagggggtgaatagactttaagaagaaaagttgcagtttttaatttccttaagttgatgtggagttttggcacaagtttaaacattcacaatacatatcaagcaagcatgccaagagtatatgagcagcggaaagtaaagcatgcaagttgcaagaatgtaaagagaagggattggagtgtgcaaacgcaatttcgagacacggagattttttatccgtggttccgataggtggtgctatcgtacatccacgttgatggagacttcaacccaggaagggtaacggttgcgcgagtccacggagggctccacccacgaagggtccacgaagaagcaaccttgtctatcccaccatggccgtcgcccacaaaggacttgcctcactcgggtagatcttcacgaagtaggcgatctccttgcccttacaaactccttggttcaactccacaatcttgacggaggctcccaagtgacacctagccaatctaggagacaccactctccaagaagtaacaaatggtgtgttgatgatgaactccttgctcttgtgcttcaaatgatagtctccccaacactcaactctctctcacaggatttggatttggtggaaagaagatttgagtggaaagcaacttggggaaggctagagatcaagatttatgtggttggaatgggatatcttgacctcaacacaagtgtaggtggttctctctcagaaaatatgtgttggaagtgtaggcatgttctgatggctctctccacgaataaagagtgggtggaggggtatatatagcctccacacaaaatctaaccgttacacacaaatcaccaaactcggtgggaccgattcagagaactcggtcagaccgatttggttcataatgtggccgttagggttttcagtgggaccgacatgtcaactcggtgggaccgatatcattagggttagggcataacgtaatctcggtgagaccgattacacaaactcggtgagaccgattttggtaattgacaaacagagagttggtcaggcaaactcggtgggacagattcgctcatctcggttataccgaaacgttacaaaggggaaccagagtgtttgcattgcaatctcggtgggaccgattgcatatttcggtgagaccgaaattattgcaataggcaacagagagtttgcaatcccatctcggtgataccgagatccctatcggtgagaccgaaaagactagggtttctggcagtggctatgtcaactgaacccggtggcgccggatagaaagtttcggtggggccgagtttgacttttggtttaggacatatgtggatgtgataaagtggttgagggctttggagcatatcactaagcactttgagcaagcaggccattaagcaacacctcatcccctcttaatagtattggctttcctatggactcaatgagatcttggaccactaaaatagaaaatgtagagtcctgagctttgagcttgagccaatcctttgtcttcaGCAACTTCaagaggttccacatcctctagtccatgccactccattgttgaacttatctgaaacatactaggtagaagcattagtccaacaagagatatgttgacattaattaccaaaatcacctagggagcacttgtgctttcatcttTGCGTGCAGACAATTGGACTCTCGTGTTTGTGCACCTACGTAACTAACTTCTTCTTCTTTTGATGGGATATTTCTTCAACAGGTCTGCAGGGGGAGGGGCGTAGgataaaaggcccatatgggacgTCGCCGAGCTCGATTGACTTCTTGTTCCTATCTAATTTTCTTGATctgccacccctcctcctccctcgccatcGAGGGGATCCCTCCTATGCCTGGTGCGTTAAGCTTAGTAATCCCCCGGATGGCCTTGAAGCTACCTCACACCTCAATGGGGTAGGAGGCTCCTAGATCGCCGAAGGCAGATGAAAACACAATGCCACTGCAAGGCGGAGCACCACAATGCCACTGCAAGGCGGAGCACCAAAATGCGGTGGTCAACCAGTGCGGCATTGTTTAAGCTGAACAAAGACCCCTTAGGGGCGCTCCTGTCCACCTCCCTTTGGAAGAAGGGTAGGTAATAATTGACATTGGTGGTTTTCAGCTTCATGTCTCATCAAAACGCAGGTGATTTAGGATTTTGCGTCTGAGAGCTTGGTCGGTTATCCCATCGAAGGGAACCTCCTTCGGTGCAGCAGCACCACACTGGCTACAGCTTAGTTGTGATGGTAGTTCTACACCGAGCCCCCATGGTGTGGGTGCCTACTTGGCTAACGCTGCTAGTGGAGCCCCTAGCCCTAATTGTATGTCAGATTTGTCCTTGTAGGGTTAGGAGGGGCGGACGCATCTTTTATACTATTGTCATCCATCCATTTCACTCCTAATACAGGTAAAGCTAAGAGTAAGTAGTGAAAGGCAATTGTATATTGATAAGTCTTACCGATTTTTTCACGGGTCCAAGCTTTTTCATGTAGAAATTCAAGTCGCATGTTTGCCCACAGAGCTAGAGGCATATCAAGGAGCATGACCATCTTTGTGCCCAAGTCCAAGAAAGGTAGAAGAAATTTGCGGTAGTGAATAAAAACCACCGGTTAGTGGGTCAAGAAGTGACCGATCTCCGTCCCAGAAAGCAGACGATATTGCAATTATTAATCACCTTTGCCATGACAAGGAAGCTATGAACACGAGCTTGAAACCAAGCAGGTGTGGGATCCCCCGATATACGACTATGTGGGAGAGCTCATTTTCTTCCTGGGGCTACCCAGAGTAGTTCAGCAATTGGTTCATTCATGCGGCCACTCAGGTGACCTCTCGAGGGCCACAAGCGTCAAGCAGCTCCTTATCTTGATGGTTTTAGTTTTGGAACTTTCATGGAGTTTGTCCTTCATTCAATGTGAATATTGGATTCACCAAAGCACATCAAACACAATCTAAGAGCTTGAGGTAGAGAACAACTTGAGAAGTTGTAGGTAGGGATCACCATTGATGTTCCACTTGAAGTAATAGGACTATAGCCTAAATAACTTTAGGTGTGTACAACtttttcttttggaatgcaaatgtaCATATTATTAGGTAATATGGTAACACCAATTATATGACACATTCCATGGGAGTGCATTGTGTGCACACGAAAGTAAGCAAATATACCACTTATAAACAAGGTGATTGCAACACAGGACACCATAAAAGGAaactagacacacacacacaaaaacatagTCCAAACAAGACTACTTGAGGAAGTGAGCAACTCTTGCAAAAAATTGTTAGATAACAAGGGTTGTACCTTTCTTTAGGTACTCATGTGAGAAAGAAAACAATTACCTAACTACTAGGCCTAGGAGCTAGGAGGAGCACTTGGCAGTCCTTGCATTTCTTCTTCCACATCTTCAACAAACTTGCCTTGGGagtcagaaactttaagcaacttcTTCAATTCAACCAACTTTCTTGCATTTCTATCCTCTTTTCTCTTAGACCGACCTTCGATTTCTTGTTCATTGCCATTTTCAAGTTCGAATTCATAGCTCAGTTAGACCCAAACCACTTACCCATCAACAATTTTTTTTAGATCTACCCATCAAGAGTTATGCAACAGGAACAATAAAATTATCGGTAAACATTCCTTTAGTTAAAGCACACTATGCAGATGCAAGTAAACATTTCTTCAATTAAAGCACACTATGAGTATGAATGTGTGAGTAAACACTCCTCGAATTAAATAGTTTTACatgttcttcattttcattttggtTGATAATCACCGTAGTTCTTGAAATCCAAACCTTGCGTGGATAGTAACTAGGAATGAAAGTACTAAAGATCCAAGGTCGTTGACTAAATATCTTAGTGCTACACAAGACACCCTTACAATTTCACCATCACCGGGGCCTCAGGAAATGACACTATGCCCCTGTTGTACATCATCGCCATCGACCCCCTACATCGCCTCCTAGAGATGGTCACCAAGATGGACCTCATAGCCCCTTTGCCAGGCAGGGAAATTAAGCTCGGGGTTAGTTTATACACCGACGACACGGTAATCTTCACAAACCCACAACGACAAGAATAGACAACCTCATGCAAATCCTCGGGGACTTCGGTGGTGCCATGAATATATGCATAAACCCACTAAAATCTTAATGCAAATCCTCAGGAACTAATTTCAGGCAACTCTTCTTGACTGCATGGGCGCCTAGAAGGATAAAAATCTTCGCTTTGCTTCTGCACCAAAATCACCTTTGATGGAAAGGTCGCCTGCAATGCCATGGCTGACCAAATAGCTACTTTTGCCAGCTCTGCCTCAGAAACCTGGAGGACGCGCGCCACCTGTTCTGGTGCTGCCCCGTCTCCAGGCAGCTGGTATGGTCCATGGGGGACGCATTAGGGCATGGCCATCGCTCCACGATGGACAGATGCCCCAGCCCTCCACATCGACCTGCTCGGTCCAGCTAAGCCAAACCTGCTGCTTGCAGGCCAAAACGGCCTCTTGCAGAAGAGGCAGCCTTTTCCCTGACAAAAGCATGAGAAAGTGGTAAAAAGGCAGGAATCCTGTGCAGGGACCGCTAGTCACCATGGTTTGTTTCTCACATAGAAAACGAAGAAAGTTTGAGAGGAAAAGTAGATGGTGGTCCAAATGTGTTGCCTGCGTTGGACAAGAGCAACTGTGACAGTAGTCTCACCGTCTCTTTCCTCGCTGGAAGCACTGAGGCTACAGTATGGTGATGCTTCCACTGCTCATGCCCTTAGAAGGGATGCTCCTCGCTGGGACCAGCTTCATGGCAGATGATGAGCTGTTGCACGGACATCGCTACGTCAATCGGCAACAAGGTTGCACCCGAGCATAGAAGAAGAATATAAAAAATCCTTGACCATGCTGGTCTATGAGAGATTTGGCAGGAAGCAACAAGCGCACTTTCAAGGGCAAGATCGCCTCCGCACAAGAGATTGTCATCGCAATCAGACGATCAATGGAGCTTTGGCACCTAGCTGGAGCAAAATACATTAAGCCCCCTTTTGGGGATCCACCATGAGAGATTGCTATTTGTCTTGCGGCCAATAAGGCTGTAATTTTCTTCATTTTCAGTACCTTTCCTTTTCATCCTTGATCTTAGGATCACCACCATGTCTTGCAGCCAATAGGGCTGTAGGTGGGCTATAGTTTTCTTCATTTTCAGCTCCTTTATATTTCGCCCTTGATCTTCCATTGCGTTGTGCTAAAGATCAACAATCAAAGCCAACAATTTGCTGGATCTCTCTCAAAAAACTATGTCACCACCCGTCAAAGATTAAAAACCTCGCACCATAGCCGGCCATTCAAGGTCTTCTTACTTAAACAGAGAATAACATACATTGTCTTTCACGAGGCAACCCACTACATATCCatgtcaaaagaaaaaaaaaagctaCTACATATCCATGAAGAATACAACATAGTAGCAACAACGTTTCTCAAAAAGGGATTGCGCATATGAATCCTTGAGTCTGTTCTCATGTCAGAATGTCACATGGAgtagtacacattatgcttctgaaTCCTTGAAACTACATAGATGGATGATAGGAAGAACACTGTCATAGGCGCATCAGTAGGGATAACACACATCAGCAATTTCTATCTTCAGGTCCAAACACGAATGGTCCCATCGACAGATGACGTCAACATGCAGGTCTTTGTTGGGTGATAAGTGACGCTGGTGACCTGCCAAAAGAAAGAGTAGCATAagaaaaaattgtgaagaagaaaaTTCAAACTAAAGTAGGAAACAATACTTAACCAATAATAACAAAACAAAGAAGCATAAGACGCAATTCTGACAAGGAAATAATACCACAGAGCTATGTGCTCGGAAAGTCGCAACAATAGGTGCATCCACTAATTCCCAGAAGAAAACAAACCCGTCCTCGGATCCGCCGATAACAAATGCATCATCATTGGTCAGGCAGCAATCCATCTTGAAAGACTGTGGAAATTGTAAGGACAAAAAAACTGAGACAGTGTTTCTTTTCTGCAATATTGAAGTAACCAATGCAATCATAACTTGTTCAGGTGATACCTTGCATATATGGCCCTTGTACTCTTGTAACATTTCCCCAGAGTTCCTAATAAATAACAAAAGCCAGTAGGTTTGATTACTACCAAAAGTCATGCATGCTTAAGGCAACAGTGCAGTGAGATTCCTCTATTTGGAACTTGGTCAATGAGACCCCCTCCACAACAAAATGGTGCTACATTTCATCATATTTCATATGGAAAGATTAAATGGCTGTATTTCATGCAAACATGTACTTCCATGTACAACAGAGATTTGCGATCCCTCGTCAATCTTAAGACTTGCTAGGAAACAAAACAAAAACTCTGTATATGACCCTAATCTCGTCGCTTGCCGTGTCTCCCAAAAACAGAAATAATGCAGATACCAAAAGCACAAGAAAGTCATTCAATGTCGGACATTATTTCAAGGTTCAAGCTATGGCTCCTAAGCTGTGATGTGCAAGGAtttaccacccccccccccccccccccccacacacacaccaccaccaccagcaaaAAAACGGTCATGCACAACTATACCTCATTAATTCCTCCATTCCAAATTAATTGAAGTTCTAGCTTTGTCCTATTTCAAACTTTTCAATATTTGACCAAGTCCATAGAAAATTGTGATAATATGTACAACGTCAAATAAACGTAGTATGAAAAAAATATTTTATGATGAATCTAAggaaactacttcctccgtccaataatataagatcgttttgcaaGCTAAAACTGCttgcaaaacgatcttatattatgggacggagggagtaattagatgttgtagatgttgatatatttttcaaGTAGAACTTCCATTAATTTGGAACGGGGGAAGTACGTTCAATTAGGACATCTGTCTCCATGAACAAGGAAAAACTGGCCGTTTGACCGGCTAACTTCCAAGAAGGCACTGTAATTTCTCAAACTATTGTTTGAGACACTTGAAGATGAAACAGCAGGTTCAAATCCGAAGAATCTCCAAAGCACGAACAAGAGTTGACCACAGCTGCCATTTGAAGATGAAACTCTTTGGTTGGACAGATTTAGACAGCAAGAGCTCTGATGGCAAGATAAAGAAGACCCCATGTGTCGTCTGACTCAGTACAGGAAATAGATCGGTAGCTATCCAGtcaagtaaagtgaagtgaaggaCTGGACTCTGTTTGTAGTTCATGTGTGACAAAAATTCCTATGATAAGGAACTGAAAGTACATGTTACATAACTACTGGCCATGTCATAATTCCAAGGAAAACTAATTGAAGGGTCTGATTTCATCATTCTACAAAGGATAGGGGGTCTAACTGCTTCAAATTTCAAATAGCCCCTAATTGCTCCTGAGTGCTAAATAGAGGGGGCTCCCTAGCAACTTTTTGTCAAGTTGAGATTGTCAGCTTTTGAAGAGTACTTACTTGTCAAGAAGCCTCACGGTAGAATCCAAACAGTTAGCCAAGAGGCAATTGCGGTCATTCGACAAAGATATACAGTTGACAGGATGACCCAGGTTATCGACAGTCTCCCTGTTAAGAATGAGATAGAAATAGATCATTAAACAATGTAGAACCAGTCAAGGAATTGATTAGGATTCGAACAACACTTCCTTGTTTAATAAAAGAGAAGACTGAAATTTTCATTTAGAAAATATAGCAAATCAGTTGAGACTTGAGTACGGAACAAGGTATGCACTTACCTGCCCATGCGAATATCAAATGTTCGGACAGTACCATCAACACTGCCAGCAATTATTTCGGTGTTGGTTACATTAACTGACATTACACTGTCTTGAAAAGTATCAATTGTCTGCACTAGGAGATAAAATTCATGACATAACTAAGTATATGAGAAAAAAAAAAACTATGACTATGATTGACGAATCCATATGTTTTTTAACAATAAAAATAAATACCTGAATCGGATCACTGCTCTGTGACCTGCAGTCAAATGCACGCACCGAACGGTCATAACCAGCTGACAGTACAACAGTGTTGTGCTCATTAAACTTCACTGAATTGACCTAAAGGAAGCAGAATGGAGAAATCTCAGCAAAAATGGAGAATCATCAAGATTCAAACATCTGTCATAAACCTGCTCTTTTGTCAGGTTTTGGGTATTACTGATGGGCCTAATAATAAAGACACTGTCGATGTATGGTAATGCATGTAAATTGAACAACAGCATAACACCACAAGAGTGCCATTACAGAAGTATGGTATTGGTGCACTGATTTGGACATGGTATTTGAGTTCTAAAAACAGTAGTAATACCACGACGTGCAGAATTCAGCATTTTACAGCTTGCTTGTAGAGTACTCGCCCTATGAGGTTCTCCGTTACAGTAGCAATCGTAAAATGAACAGAGGTGAAGACGCCCTCCAGGGTACAACGAAAAGTTCCCAACATCATAGTGAAACTACAGGATTCACATTGTTGAATTATGTTGAGTATCATGATTAGTTAGGAAACATAGGATAGCGTAGGGTTTATTTctaccttgtcttgtactccaagttgatcatgcactcctatatatatacccacaaggctcaagcaatacaacaatatTCCACCAATCCCCTCTCTATTTCTTCTACAAATTACAGTGGTCTGCACTGCGCTGTTTCAATTACAATCACAAACCCTCTCTATTTCTTCTACAAATTACATGATGTAAGAACGCTATGTGGATGGGGCTCTTTCTCCCCACTTCCTTCTCTAGTatatgatacgcacactcgtgcgtattctaGAAAAAATTACAATCACAAACAACTAAATACAGTAGTTTTTACTATAACATTGCTACTACTTCACACAAGATACAGAGCTAAAACCATTAAAGTAACACTGGCATAGAAATAATTATAAAGCTTTCCAGCAGCTTGCTCCTATGACACCGAATTTGCTTAATTTATATAAGTGAAAACTGAAAACAACAAGCCCTCAATAGCAGCACTAAGCGAGGGCATCAGTACCGCATTACGATATCCCAATCAATCGATGGCTGATACATTACCTCGCTGTTGTGGCCGCGGAACTTGCGGATGACTTTACCGGAGGCAACATCCCAGTAGAAGATCTGCTTGTCCCCGCCGCACGACACCAGCTTGGCGTTGTCCCTGCGAACGGAGTCGCCGTTAAATTCCCCGCCCCCAAATCAGATGGGAAGAAGGGTTGAGAGCGAGGGTGCGTACGAGGACGCGTTCACGTCGCGAACCTCGCGACCGTGGGATTTATAGGTCTTGACGTGGGCGCCGGTGTGGGGGTTCCAGAGGCGGACGGTGCGGTCCTTGCCGCAGCTCAGGCAGTACTTGCCGTCGTGGTTGAAGCGAACGGCGAGCACCGCGCCCTCGTGCCCCGACAGCGTCCGCGACTCCGTCCGCGGCAGCTGCTGCGCCGCCGACGACATCTCCTTTGTCCTACCACGGGCGGACGGCTCCGGCGTCGGGCTACCTCCTTTTTTtttttggagagagagagagagacctcctAGTTTTTTTTGAGACAAGAGAGACCTCCTAGTTGATGCTTGAGGCGACGCTGAAGCGAGCGCAATGGGCCAGCCCAATAAGCGTGCTAACCTTTGTTTCTGtagccatgtactccctccgtttggaattactcctacttgtcacaaaaatgaatgtatctacaactaaaatatatctagatacattcatttcttggacgagtaattctgAACGGAGAGAGTAGCTCTTTGTAGCGGCTTTTTCGGTCTGGTTTTCAGATTTCCGTACGAAATTTCAAATACacaaaaataaaattttatttaatttttttttcacGTGTATTAAAAAATATTCAGCACATATTTAAATATTTTTCACTATATATTAAAATTTCattgtatttaaaaattgttcactaTATATTAAAAAACAGTCATCATGTTTAATAAAAATTGATCGCCATGTATTGTTTCTTCATGTTTAAAAATTTGTCTGCCATGCATTAAAAAATTGTTCGGCATGT encodes the following:
- the LOC123145041 gene encoding WD repeat domain-containing protein 83 produces the protein MSSAAQQLPRTESRTLSGHEGAVLAVRFNHDGKYCLSCGKDRTVRLWNPHTGAHVKTYKSHGREVRDVNASSDNAKLVSCGGDKQIFYWDVASGKVIRKFRGHNSEVNSVKFNEHNTVVLSAGYDRSVRAFDCRSQSSDPIQTIDTFQDSVMSVNVTNTEIIAGSVDGTVRTFDIRMGRETVDNLGHPVNCISLSNDRNCLLANCLDSTVRLLDKNSGEMLQEYKGHICKSFKMDCCLTNDDAFVIGGSEDGFVFFWELVDAPIVATFRAHSSVVTSVTYHPTKTCMLTSSVDGTIRVWT